A genomic segment from Aegilops tauschii subsp. strangulata cultivar AL8/78 chromosome 1, Aet v6.0, whole genome shotgun sequence encodes:
- the LOC109744960 gene encoding threonine synthase, chloroplastic, with protein MSAKSGPSIHAVSTAFQFPPTPTRYSLKPSSTSTVHIPPTAPNPRIPAAAAAAASSTMAATTHATAPSPSLSSLLSRPRSAAPQLRLRPAAHRRVRCATDAAVPAPAATNKPRRAADEDIREEAARHRAPANGFSAWYEPFPPGPAGAGSTDERYSLDEIVYRSSSGGLLDVRHDMAALARHPGSYWRDLFDSRVGRTVWPYGSGVWSKKEFVLPGIDPDHIVSLFEGNSNLFWAERLGRDHLAGMKDLWVKHCGISHTGSFKDLGMTVLVSQVNRLRRAPLSRPIAGVGCASTGDTSAALSAYCAAAGIPAIVFLPANRISLEQLIQPIANGATVLSLDTDFDGCMRLIREVTAELPIYLANSLNSLRLEGQKTAAIEILQQFDWEVPDWVIVPGGNLGNIYAFYKGFEMCRVLGLVDRLPRLVCAQAANANPLYRYYKSGWTQFQPQVAEPTFASAIQIGDPVSVDRAVVALKATNGIVAEATEEELMNAMSLADRTGMFACPHTGVALAALFKLREEGTIGANDRTVVVSTAHGLKFSQSKIDYHDQKIEDMACKYANPPVSVKADFGAVMDVLKKRLKGKL; from the coding sequence ATGTCGGCCAAATCAGGGCCGTCCATCCATGCAGTTTCTACCGCTTTCCAGTTTCCACCAACCCCCACCCGCTACAGTCTAAAACCCTCGTCCACCTCCACAGTCCACATCCCACCCACTGCTCCCAATCCCCgcatccccgccgccgccgccgccgccgccagctccACCATGGCGGCCACCACCCACGCCACCGCCCCCTCCCCGtccctctcctccctcctctcccgCCCCCGCTCCGCCGCGCCGCAGCTCCGCCTCCGCCCCGCCGCCCACCGCCGCGTCCGCTGCGCCACCGACGCCGCCGTCCCCGCCCCCGCCGCCACCAACAAGCCCCGGCGCGCGGCGGACGAGGACATCCGCGAGGAGGCGGCGCGGCACCGCGCCCCGGCCAACGGCTTCTCCGCCTGGTACGAGCCCTTCCCCCCAGGCCCCGCCGGCGCCGGGTCCACGGACGAGCGCTACTCCCTGGACGAGATCGTGTACCGCTCCAGCTCCGGCGGCCTCCTCGACGTGCGCCACGACATGGCCGCCCTGGCGCGCCACCCGGGGTCCTACTGGCGGGACCTCTTCGACTCCCGCGTCGGCCGCACCGTCTGGCCCTACGGCTCCGGCGTCTGGTCCAAGAAGGAGTTCGTGCTCCCCGGGATCGACCCGGACCACATCGTCTCCCTCTTCGAGGGCAACTCCAACCTCTTCTGGGCCGAGCGCCTCGGCcgcgaccacctcgccggcatgAAGGACCTCTGGGTCAAGCACTGCGGCATCTCCCACACGGGTTCCTTCAAGGACCTCGGCATGACCGTGCTCGTCAGCCAGGTCAACCGCCTCCGCCGCGCCCCGCTCTCCCGCCCCATCGCCGGCGTCGGATGCGCCTCCACGGGGGACACCTCCGCCGCGCTCTCCGCATACTGCGCCGCCGCCGGGATCCCCGCTATCGTGTTCCTCCCGGCCAACCGCATCTCGCTCGAGCAGCTCATCCAGCCCATCGCCAACGGCGCCACCGTGCTCTCCCTCGACACCGACTTCGACGGCTGTATGCGGCTCATCAGGGAGGTGACCGCCGAGCTGCCAATTTACCTTGCCAATTCGCTCAATTCGCTCAGGCTGGAGGGGCAGAAGACGGCAGCCATTGAGATACTGCAGCAGTTCGACTGGGAGGTGCCAGATTGGGTCATTGTTCCGGGAGGCAATCTTGGAAACATATATGCTTTCTACAAGGGATTCGAGATGTGCCGTGTACTTGGCCTCGTTGATCGTCTGCCACGGCTTGTCTGTGCGCAGGCCGCCAATGCCAACCCGCTGTACCGCTACTACAAGTCAGGATGGACCCAATTCCAGCCACAAGTGGCCGAGCCTACATTTGCGTCGGCGATTCAGATCGGTGACCCTGTATCGGTCGACCGTGCGGTGGTTGCACTCAAGGCAACAAATGGCATCGTCGCAGAAGCCACAGAGGAGGAGCTCATGAACGCAATGTCCCTCGCTGACCGCACCGGCATGTTTGCCTGCCCGCACACCGGGGTCGCTCTCGCGGCGCTCTTCAAGCTTCGGGAAGAGGGCACCATCGGGGCAAACGACCGCACGGTGGTCGTCAGCACGGCGCACGGCCTCAAGTTCTCCCAGTCCAAGATCGACTACCATGATCAGAAGATTGAGGACATGGCCTGCAAGTACGCCAACCCACCGGTCAGCGTGAAGGCCGACTTCGGCGCCGTCATGGACGTCCTCAAGAAGAGGCTCAAGGGTAAGCTTTGA
- the LOC109744964 gene encoding peptidyl-tRNA hydrolase, mitochondrial translates to MRLLSGVPASRLTSPRISFARSSRRSMGANGPPSGTAASSSSSSATAGAGGGAAQKPWLFVGLGNPGRMYKGTRHNVGFEMIDAIAEAEGISVSTKQFKSMVGKGLIGDVPVMLAKPQTFMNASGESVGQLVSYFKIPLNQVVLIYDDLDLPFAKLRLLPKGGHGGHNGMRSVIHHLKQSRDFPRLRVGIGRPTGMMGAIGFVLRAFSKEEQEVLDSTFLRGLQAVRIMLLEGFNKSATFVNTPAPQPPENVEEMKIT, encoded by the exons ATGCGGCTACTCTCCGGCGTCCCCGCCTCCCGCCTCACCTCCCCGCGCATCTCCTTCGCCCGCTCGAGCCGTAGAAGCATGGGGGCGAACGGCCCCCCAAGCGGCACCGCCGCCTCGTCATCCTCTTCCTCGGCCActgccggcgccggcggcggcgcggcccaGAAGCCGTGGCTGTTCGTCGGGCTCGGTAACCCCGGCAGGATGTACAAGGGGACTCGCCACAAC GTTGGGTTTGAGATGATTGATGCTATTGCAGAAGCTGAGGGGATATCTGTCAGCACTAAGCAATTCAAATCGATGGTTGGGAAAG GCCTTATTGGTGATGTCCCTGTAATGCTTGCCAAGCCGCAGACTTTTATGAATGCAAGTGGTGAGTCT GTCGGCCAGCTGGTTTCATATTTCAAGATACCACTTAATCAAGTCGTTCTG ATCTACGATGATCTAGACTTACCCTTTGCAAAACTACGTCTACTGCCAAAGGGGGGACATGGTGGGCACAATGG GATGAGAAGTGTCATCCACCATCTGAAACAAAGCCGTGATTTCCCACGGCTAAGAGTTG GCATTGGACGGCCAACTGGAATGATGGGAGCCATCGGTTTTGTTCTACGTGCATTCAGCAAGGAAGAACAAGAAGTG CTTGATTCCACGTTCCTGAGGGGCTTGCAAGCGGTGCGGATAATGTTGCTGGAAGGATTCAACAAGAGTGCGACCTTTGTGAACACTCCAGCTCCACAGCCACCTGAAAACGTTGAAGAGATGAAAATAACCTGA